The Onychostoma macrolepis isolate SWU-2019 chromosome 18, ASM1243209v1, whole genome shotgun sequence genome includes the window tgcagctTGCGGTTGCCAATGAGCACCTGGAAGTGACGGAACTCTTGCTGAGGAAAGAGAACCTGGCCAGGATTGGTGACGCTCTGCTTTTAGCCATAAGTAAAGGCTACATTCGTATTGTGGAGGCCATTTTGGGCCACCAAGCCTTTGCGGACACATCTAAACTCACTAGCAGCCCCCTCAAGGCAGAGACGCAAGACGACTTCTTCGCCTATGACGAGGATGGCACTCGGTTTTCCCATGATATTACACCCATTATACTAGCTTCTCATTGCCATGAATACGAGATCGTGCACATTCTGCTAAGGAAGGGCGCCCGCATTGCACGCCCACATGACTACTTTTGCAAATGCAACAGCTGCCTCTATCACCAGAGGCACGACTCCTTTAGCCATTCGCGTTCAAGAATCAATGCCTACAAAGGGCTGGCAAGCCCTGCCTACCTATCCCTATCCAGCGAGGACCCGGTACTGACGGCTCTAGAGCTCAGCAATGAACTTGCTGTACTGGCCAACATAGAAAAAGAGTTCAAGGTGAGCATGATAGTATATAAGAGAagaaaatgaagattctgttAGTAAAAAATGGAACATGGAAGAATTTCTCATCCCAACTTAATGTTTCAATATGATATATGTCAACACAGTAACAGGGTTTGACCAGGCATTTCATTGGGTAATATGAATTGATATAgattaataacaatattatgCAGGAAAAAGACAAGCAGCTAGACTAATGATTTTAAGAGTtatgctttttatttaacttttaactttttatgcAGAGTGCATATGGATGTGGGTGTACAGTCATGCTTGGTAGTTGGTGAGTCTGCAGCCTTTGCCATAGAGTGGGTGGCTCAGCTCTTCTTGcttatattattattgatgaGTTGAAGGTTTTGCTTGCTGATTGAGTCTTTAACAGATGATGAGACTGCTCTCTAGAAAGTAAAAGCAAAAAACCAAACATTTTTCTGCTGTGACGTGCATGACCACATGCCAGTTACATTCATTTTGCAAGCATTAAGGATGATCATATGGCATACTCTGTGGCTGTGACCTATATAATGCttataaatgtgtttgtaaCATCTTTCATTAAGCCACTGAAAGAGAATGGGAGTGGTGCTTGCCCATGGCAATATCAATTTGGAGGTTACTGTGGCATTAGAATGTGATTTCTAGGGTGATTTTGGATGTTTGCCAGGGCATTGGTGGATGTTCTGGGTGTTAAtaggtggttgctagagtgttctggGAGATTGCTTACTGTCTCAAGTCAGAATCCCCATCTCTGTGATCGTCTGTTCTCTATATAGGGCCAGGGTTGCTCCTTCAACGCCAACCTTCTTCAAAGTCTTTTTTCGCCCATTTTTAACCGTCCAGGAAACATTATAGTAAATTTCTTCTTAATGATTTGAGGTATAATTCACTTCTGTAGAACAAATGTTGTGGGACAGGTTATGTGCCAAAGCGTAATTCTTAGGTTTAtgggtttgttcaaatcactaTCCCTAACTAGTATGAACAATAGTAATAGTGATTCTTGCACACTACTAATAATGCTAAagggaaagaaagaaatctgtcatcatttactcaccctatgaaacataaaatctgatattttgaagaattttgataACCTCAGTTTTGGTGACAATTCATTATTAttgtatggagaaaaaaaaaaaacactaagaCAATTCTGAAAAATCACATTGCATCCATAGGTGCCAACCAGCTGCaagaaaatgatacatttttcatttttgggttaactgtccctttaatattGTCAGTGAAAGcaaatataaagtgttaccattttcttatttctttttttgagaTTTTATGTTAAGTGTACTTGTATGTTTTCAGCAGATCTACGCTAATTTCCTTTCACAGAACGATTATAAGAAGCTGTCTATGCAATGTAAGGATTTTGTAGTTGGACTTCTGGATCTGTGTCGGAATACAGAGGAGGTGGAAGCCATTTTAAACGGAGACACAGAGGCAAGTGGCCACTATGACAAGGGAGGCAGACCTAATCTAGTTCGATTAAAACTGGCCATCAAATACGAGCTGAAAAAGGTAGGTTCctttcataaaaaaacaatatttcacacAATGATTTCAGTAAGTGATATAATTATTAGGCATAATGATTCAACTATTGTAGCCTTAAGTGCTAAAATACAGAGGCTTAATCACTGTGCATGATGATAGCACAGCAATATAAACATATCTGTTTACTGTATCTCTGCCTGCTCTGATGCTTCCCACACAGTTTGTAGCCCATCCAAACTGCCAACAGCAGCTTTTGTCCATATGGTATGAGAATCTGTCAGGGCTCAGGCAGCAAACCACAGCGGTCAAGTTGCTGGTGGTTCTGGGGGTGGTGGTTGGACTTCCCATCCTGGCCTTACTGTACTGGATAGCACCCTCAAGCAAGGTCAGACTGTAAAACCTGAACCTTTAGTCACTGTGAATTCATCCATGGCACTGAattacttttctgcatatgtgaTATTATGAGTAAGAAAATAAGACAAGCACAATGCTGTTTCTGACTTCTTACTAAAATAGCATTACTTCAGAAcattctttatttgttttgtgcAATTTTTTTGATTATAGTTGGGGAAGATCATTCGTGGTCCTTTCTTAAAATTTGTGGCACACGCAGCTTCTTTCACAATCTTTCTTGGCCTTCTCATTATGAATGCTGCTGACCGTTTCGAAGGGACGTCTCTCTTACCAAATATGACCATCCACGACCACCCCTCCCAATTGTTCCGCATGAAGACCACCCCTTTTACCTGGATGGAAATGCTGATCATTTCCTGGGTTGTAGGTCAGACATTATCTCTCACCGTGTTACACAacaacaaatcaaatgtttatttgGATCAGATCATTTGCTCACTTGCATGACGTTGCAAACCTGTATGTCTTCTGTTGTCTGATTGATATTTTATACTTTGTTTAGAAAGTCAAAGGCCTTTTAGTGTAATTTGAAAAATTGTCCCCCTTCAGGTTTATGAAGTTTTATGAAGTAAACAtaagaataacttttatattgttagtgGTATTTTAAGaagaacacttactggactgaagcaactttACTTGATTAGctatacatatttaaaagaaaagtgagttttgatcataaaactaagcaCATTTTACTTTTTGTCTACATAAATATTAGCAACTGCACCAAAGTATTGAGCATGAGCTCCATATTATCCTATATTATACTATAGAGCCATTAATGTCTGGTGTGTCAAATGTGAAAGCCTGCTATGAACAATACGAAACTAAAGGTTCAAAAACACTCTTCCATTTTACTGTTTCCCACAGTGATGTACTAAAATGAATCCCAAATGACTAATGTAAGAACACAATGATTCATAGGCCACAACTATTTGAACTGTTTAACATCTGTCACATCTGCACTAAAAATCTATTACAAATATTTGTAGAAATGATTTGTAAAGCaataatgttcatttaaaaaattaaatacattttaagacattaaaTGACTTTGAGTGCATGAACTCTAATTATCTGTCTCTTTCTTCTTCCAATTAAAGGAATGATTTGGGCTGAATGTAAAGAGATATGGTCTCAGGGTCCTCGGGAATATCTGCTGGAGCCTTGGAATTTGCTGGACTTTGGAATGCTGGCCATTTTTGTGACTTCATTTATTGCTAGGTTTATGGCGTTTTGGCATGCAAATGTTGCACAGAGTTACGTCGACAAGCACTACACAGATCTATCAAACATTACCTTGCCCCTTGAGATAGAATACTATCGTCTTGGTGAGTAATgcggtccaaaaaaaaaaaaaaagatgtttaagGTTTCTACATCATTATTTCAACAatgcaaaaattaattttgcaaaactttatttttgtgcattgttttaaattatagttGAGGAAGATTTTCCTAAAATTTGTGGCACATGCAGCttcttttactttcttttttgaccttcttatcataaaaaaaaaaaagtagtttctACTACATTACTTAAGAAATGACTTTCGCAAAACAATGTATGATGCTTTGGAAAAAAGAATTTACCAAGTACATAAATGTGAATGtaacacatttatatttatttgttcttttatttacttacaaatttatttttgtatttcccACTGATATATTCTCCTCCGATATGACAATGATGTGGTAGTGAGTTCAATCACAGAATGTACAGTTGACCTAAAATCTGTACACAAAACATATTTGTCTTCATTATTTGCATAGATTAActgattaaaatacataatactATGCAGTAATGTGTAGTTCAGAGATAAATGTCATAGTAAAGACAGACATAGCACTGTCAGTATTAAAGCaataattttaagaaaataaagacGTGAGAACCAAATGTGAAAACATGAAAACTAAactacagaaaaataataaagttggggaaaaaacagagaaaaaacaCATGTATGAAAACAACATTATATAACGAAATAATCTTTTTAGAaactatttattcagctttgaaCCTTTTTAATTACTAGAAGAAATGAACTTTAAAAGTTCAGTCCCTTTTGGAAAATGTCAACTTCAATATTTCTGTCAATTAAATCCTTCCTAGGACCCCTGCAGACTCTGATGTTCCATGAAACATGCATTTGGTTTAGAGGTTAATGaagtgaaatatatatatatatgacagcTCACACTTTTTTCCaccaataactttttttttggtgaatacCTTCAGCTTGACCTTTTGAAATACCTATAGAAAAGACAACATGCTCAACCTTAACAAGCTTCCTTTGTACATATTTCAGCTCGTGTCCACTGGGTTCCTTCAGACCCTCAGCTGATCTCCGAGGGCCTTTATGCCATCGCAGTGGTTCTGAGCTTCTCTCGGATTGCGTACATCCTGCCGGCGAATGAGAGCTTTGGGCCCTTGCAGATCTCTCTGGGCAGGACTGTGAAAGACATATTTAAATTCATGGTGATCTTCATAATGGTGTTTGTGGCCTTCATGATTGGAATGTTTAACCTCTACTCATACTATCGTGGAGCGAAGCAGAACGGTGCCTTCACAACGTAAGCAATGGTTGATTCACATCGATTCCTTTGATGATTGTTTGTCTTGTCCTTTGTAATTGCATCACAGCCATGTCTTTATTAgttatataattacaaaaagcCCAGAGCCTTTGGCAGCAATGCATAAAGACATACTGGAAGTAGGCGTTTGGCAAATTTGATTATCATGACTACCACACCATGATCATGTCCATGTGGACATGAGAGTGAATAAGAGTCCAGGACACTTCATACTCTGTAAAAAGGCTCAGGGTGTTATGAAATAGATAAGTAATTCATTAAATACAGTGAAATTCATTAACAACcttgtgaaataaaaattgGATGGTTGTGGCTTTTATGATTTGGGGTCGTGTAATGAGGTCCAACCCAATCTTATTAGaaaattcaatatttttcaattcaaaattcaatATGGAGGTCCACCTCCAATTCCTCAACCTAACCATTGGTCAGGGACGCATTTCCCAAAACCATCGTTAGCTAGCTATGGTCATTAGTTGGATGTAAGCAGATTGTAAAATTCATAGAAATTTACCACCACTAATGATTTTGCTTGATGTTATTatcagattattttattttcataattat containing:
- the trpc6b gene encoding short transient receptor potential channel 6 — encoded protein: MSTDNTSVKRTSVHQRMNTDFEKYPLPRYCKRWSNDDLQRHALAKSRRMAMRRPAYMFNARYNSLSPTEERFLEAAEYGNIPVIRRMLEELLELNVNCVDYMGQNALQLAVANEHLEVTELLLRKENLARIGDALLLAISKGYIRIVEAILGHQAFADTSKLTSSPLKAETQDDFFAYDEDGTRFSHDITPIILASHCHEYEIVHILLRKGARIARPHDYFCKCNSCLYHQRHDSFSHSRSRINAYKGLASPAYLSLSSEDPVLTALELSNELAVLANIEKEFKNDYKKLSMQCKDFVVGLLDLCRNTEEVEAILNGDTEASGHYDKGGRPNLVRLKLAIKYELKKFVAHPNCQQQLLSIWYENLSGLRQQTTAVKLLVVLGVVVGLPILALLYWIAPSSKLGKIIRGPFLKFVAHAASFTIFLGLLIMNAADRFEGTSLLPNMTIHDHPSQLFRMKTTPFTWMEMLIISWVVGMIWAECKEIWSQGPREYLLEPWNLLDFGMLAIFVTSFIARFMAFWHANVAQSYVDKHYTDLSNITLPLEIEYYRLARVHWVPSDPQLISEGLYAIAVVLSFSRIAYILPANESFGPLQISLGRTVKDIFKFMVIFIMVFVAFMIGMFNLYSYYRGAKQNGAFTTVEESFKTLFWAIFGLSEVKSVVINNGHKFIENIGYVLYGVYNVTMVIVLLNMLIAMINNSFQEIEDDADVEWKFARAKLWFSYFEEGGTLPVPFNLIPSPKSVISLATKLKQLLLIPLHRHKEDLKEDTELNESGKQKESSEKNSPHTSRYQRIMKRLIKRYVIKAQTDKEGDEVNEGELKEIKQDISSLRYELLEEKSRQTEELAELVRRLGERLASQQNL